The Micromonospora violae DNA segment CTCGCACACCCGGCTGTTGACCCTGGCCCGGCTGCTGGACGCGGTGCTCGCGGCGGGCCGGCCGGTCCGGCTGCTGGTCGAGACGAAGCACCCGTCCCGCTACGGCTCGAACGTGGAACGGCGGCTGGTAAGGCTGCTGCGCCAGTACGGGCTGGCCGACCCCGGCCCGGACGACCCGGTGCAGGTGACCGTCATGTCGTTCTCCCCGCTGGCGGTCCGTCGGGTCCGCGAGTTGGCCCCGACGCTGCCCACCGTGCTGCTGCTGGAGGTGTTGCCGCGCTGGCTGCGGTTGGGCCGGCTGCCGTTCGGCACCCGGATCGCCGGGCCGGGCATCGGCCTGGTCCGGGCCCGCCCGCAGCTGCTGCCCGCCCTGCGCGCGGCCGGCAACCAGGTGTACGTCTGGACGGTCAACGAACCGATCGACCTGGAACTGGTGCTGGCCGCCGGGGTGGACGGGATCATCACCGACCGGCCGGCGTACGCCCTCGCCCGGTTGGACCGCTGACCCCATCGGCCGGGCAGGGGTGCCCAAAACCGGGTCGGCGGGGCAGACTCGGCACATGCCGGAGCGTATCGATTTCCCCGCTCTCCTCGCCGGCCACACCGTCGTGATCGAGATGATCAACTCTGGGGACGCCGGCCTGCCGGTCCTCACCCAACTGCTCCGGGTGGCCCAGCCGGCGCTCGGCGCGGCCGGGATGGCGTTCGTCGAGTTCGGTCCGACCGGCGGACGCGTGATCGCCGCGACCGGCGCGGCGGAGTGGGCCCTCGGTCGACCGTTGGCGGTCGACGACCCGGACACCGTCTGCCTGCTCTCCGGGCCACGGGTGACCCAGGTGCGGGTGGGTGACCTCAACGGCAAGCTGGCCGCCGAACTGGCCGGCAGCGGCCTACGCCGCATGGCGGTCTCCCGGGCCGAGATCGGCGGGCACACCGTCGGCAGCCTGCACGCGCTCTATCCGGGCGATGAGGAGCCGGGGGCCGAGCAGCAGGGGGTGGTCGGCTACCTCGCGTCCTGCGTCGCGCACATGTACGGCGACCAGAGCGGCCTGCCGGTGCACGGCGACGGGCCGGTGGTGGCGGCCCTCGCCGACGGGCTGGCCGTCGTCGACCGGGACGAGCACGTGCGGCTCTGGAACCCGGCCGCCGCGCAGGTCACCGGCCGGACGGTCGAGCAGGCGCTGAGCCGCCCGTTGCCGTTCCCACTGCCGCCCTCCGGGCAGGTTCGGGACCACCGGATGCCGGACGGCCGCTGGTTGCGGATCACCTCCGGGGATCTGCCCGGGCCGGGCACGTTGCGGGTGGTCAC contains these protein-coding regions:
- a CDS encoding glycerophosphodiester phosphodiesterase, with protein sequence MGGPLVFAHRGASFDLPEHTLAAYLRALDEGADGLECDVRLTRDGHLVCVHDRRLDRTSNGRGLVSARTLAELDALDFGSWHPGSASDGDLPPDDSHTRLLTLARLLDAVLAAGRPVRLLVETKHPSRYGSNVERRLVRLLRQYGLADPGPDDPVQVTVMSFSPLAVRRVRELAPTLPTVLLLEVLPRWLRLGRLPFGTRIAGPGIGLVRARPQLLPALRAAGNQVYVWTVNEPIDLELVLAAGVDGIITDRPAYALARLDR
- a CDS encoding sensor histidine kinase, whose product is MPERIDFPALLAGHTVVIEMINSGDAGLPVLTQLLRVAQPALGAAGMAFVEFGPTGGRVIAATGAAEWALGRPLAVDDPDTVCLLSGPRVTQVRVGDLNGKLAAELAGSGLRRMAVSRAEIGGHTVGSLHALYPGDEEPGAEQQGVVGYLASCVAHMYGDQSGLPVHGDGPVVAALADGLAVVDRDEHVRLWNPAAAQVTGRTVEQALSRPLPFPLPPSGQVRDHRMPDGRWLRITSGDLPGPGTLRVVTFRDITDQQRRDHDRELFVAVTSHELRTPVTVIKGYADTLTDHWESLTDGDRRQAARVIGQRANELARLVDRLLSSAAEVGPGDDPPMPFDLGEALRAAVVDLPAELRRRLVLRLPGDLPKALGHRPSLATVLTELTTNAGKYSAPDSAIEITASGDGQLVAFRVSDQGIGIRPEHVERAFDRFWQGESGDRRGYPGAGLGLYLVRRIVEQQNGWVSLRPRVGGGTVAEVRLPRG